From one Gemella morbillorum genomic stretch:
- a CDS encoding FtsB family cell division protein has product MATQNNQFRKDVLKAKAKYRKRRKLLILSVMSMVLAVTLIQTYMYIREKKQISNQLTEQNNTIAKLDKENKVNELVIDKLKDPYFISDLVRQEYGLSYKGEIIFNLPLQESFLQTTIKSIMDGNLQKVEDNHGRIDDSKIPELSKEDKDKKTSSGKDNKSKNKDTDNKDEKNTSEQNTTRQTTNPNPNNQRGNRG; this is encoded by the coding sequence ATGGCTACGCAAAACAATCAATTTCGAAAAGATGTTCTAAAAGCTAAGGCTAAGTACAGAAAGCGTCGAAAACTTCTTATTTTATCGGTTATGAGTATGGTTTTGGCAGTTACTTTGATTCAAACATATATGTATATTCGTGAGAAAAAGCAAATAAGTAATCAGCTTACAGAACAAAATAATACTATAGCGAAATTAGACAAAGAGAATAAAGTTAATGAATTAGTAATAGATAAATTGAAAGACCCCTATTTTATTTCTGATTTAGTAAGACAAGAATATGGACTTAGCTATAAAGGAGAAATAATATTCAATCTACCCTTACAAGAAAGTTTTTTACAGACAACAATAAAATCTATTATGGATGGCAATCTTCAAAAGGTTGAAGATAATCATGGAAGGATAGATGATAGTAAAATTCCTGAATTGTCAAAGGAAGATAAGGATAAAAAGACTTCTTCTGGGAAAGATAATAAATCTAAAAATAAAGATACTGATAATAAAGATGAAAAGAATACTTCTGAGCAAAATACAACAAGACAAACGACAAATCCAAATCCAAATAATCAAAGAGGTAATAGAGGTTAA
- a CDS encoding aminopeptidase, producing MDLNTQLKNYAKLIAKVGLNVQKDQPVLVRASTETRDFVAKIVEACYDLGAKKVEIEWRDQELTKLHLKYQSEDTLSSVGQWYIDRYQESLEEGTAYLSVIGDDPDGLAGADSSKLKASMIGRSKALRNYMKAIMSDECPWCVVSASTVGWAKRLFPELTDEEAYLKLWDQILSACRAKGEDPVADWEEHISILDEKAKFLHENELVKLHITNELGTDLYVGLPKGHIWQSAGSYAKKADRFVANIPTEEVFTMPHKEQTSGIVYNAKPLNYSGVLIDNFWLKFEEGKVVDFGAERGYDVLKNLLDTDEGSRKIGEMALVPFDSPISNTGILFLETLFDENAACHIALGKAYPTCVKGGPEMSDEELSAVGANDSLIHVDFMIGEATTNIVGITADGKEVAIFKDGNWA from the coding sequence ATGGATTTAAATACACAATTAAAAAATTATGCGAAACTTATTGCAAAAGTAGGTCTTAATGTTCAAAAAGATCAACCTGTTTTAGTAAGAGCTAGTACAGAAACTCGTGATTTTGTGGCAAAAATAGTGGAAGCTTGTTATGATCTTGGTGCGAAAAAGGTAGAGATAGAGTGGCGCGATCAAGAACTTACTAAATTACATCTTAAATATCAAAGTGAAGACACTTTAAGTAGTGTAGGTCAATGGTATATTGATAGATATCAAGAGAGTTTAGAAGAAGGAACAGCATATCTTTCTGTTATTGGAGATGATCCAGATGGATTAGCAGGAGCTGATAGTTCGAAACTGAAAGCATCAATGATAGGTCGCTCAAAGGCATTGCGTAATTATATGAAAGCAATTATGAGTGATGAGTGTCCATGGTGCGTTGTTAGTGCTTCTACTGTTGGATGGGCAAAACGTTTATTCCCAGAACTTACTGATGAAGAAGCGTATTTAAAACTTTGGGATCAAATTTTAAGTGCATGTCGTGCTAAAGGAGAAGATCCGGTAGCAGACTGGGAAGAACATATTAGTATTTTAGATGAGAAAGCTAAATTTTTACATGAAAATGAACTTGTAAAACTACATATTACAAATGAATTAGGAACAGATCTTTATGTAGGGCTTCCTAAAGGACATATTTGGCAAAGTGCAGGAAGTTATGCAAAAAAAGCTGACCGCTTTGTAGCTAATATCCCAACTGAAGAAGTATTTACTATGCCGCATAAAGAGCAAACTAGTGGTATTGTTTATAATGCTAAACCTTTAAATTACAGTGGTGTTTTAATAGATAACTTCTGGTTGAAATTTGAAGAAGGGAAAGTAGTAGACTTTGGAGCAGAACGTGGATATGATGTTCTTAAAAATCTATTAGATACAGACGAAGGTTCAAGAAAAATTGGAGAAATGGCACTAGTTCCATTTGATTCTCCAATTTCAAATACAGGGATTTTATTCTTGGAAACTTTATTTGATGAAAATGCAGCTTGCCATATCGCTTTAGGGAAAGCTTATCCTACTTGCGTGAAAGGTGGTCCTGAAATGAGTGACGAAGAACTTTCTGCTGTAGGTGCTAATGATAGTTTGATTCATGTTGACTTTATGATTGGAGAAGCTACAACAAATATTGTAGGAATAACAGCTGATGGAAAAGAAGTGGCTATCTTTAAAGATGGTAACTGGGCATAA
- a CDS encoding nicotinate phosphoribosyltransferase yields the protein MNKYEGDALHTDLYQINMGYAYFKDGVHERKAYFDVYFRKIPFGGGYAVFAGLEKVVEYLNSFEFTDGDIEYLAGLGYEDSYLQYLKQMKFTGSIRSVREGEIVFGNEPLIRVEAPLIQAQIIETAILNIVNYQILIATKAARIKHLCPNEPCMEFGTRRAHEFDAAVWGARAAIIGGFDSTSNVKAAKLFGIPCSGTHAHSFVQAYEDEKVAFKKYAAAHKDCYFLVDTYDTLRSGIPTAIEVADELKDKINFLGIRLDSGDIAYLSKEARKMLDAAGYPNAKVVASNDLDEATITHLKQEGARIDAWGIGTKLITAYDNPALGAVYKLACLEDENGNMVDRLKVSENPGKLTIPGIKRVYRIINKENGMAAGDYIALESEDVSKEKSIKLFHPTHTYLEKEVENFEARDLHVDVFKDGRQVYAIPSVQESAQYFKENKKTLWNEYLRLLNPEFYPVDLSTKCWENRNNILRKVTKKQN from the coding sequence ATGAATAAATATGAAGGGGATGCATTGCATACCGATTTATACCAAATTAATATGGGGTATGCCTACTTTAAAGATGGAGTGCATGAAAGAAAAGCTTATTTTGATGTTTACTTTAGAAAAATACCTTTCGGTGGCGGATATGCAGTTTTTGCTGGTCTTGAAAAAGTAGTTGAATATTTAAATTCATTTGAATTTACTGACGGTGACATTGAATATTTAGCCGGATTAGGGTATGAAGACTCTTACTTGCAATACTTAAAACAGATGAAGTTTACCGGTAGTATTCGTTCAGTACGAGAAGGTGAGATTGTTTTTGGCAATGAACCATTGATTCGTGTTGAAGCACCGTTGATTCAGGCTCAAATAATAGAAACAGCGATTTTAAATATAGTTAATTATCAAATATTGATTGCGACAAAAGCTGCAAGAATAAAACATTTATGTCCTAATGAACCTTGTATGGAGTTTGGAACACGTCGCGCGCATGAATTTGATGCTGCGGTATGGGGAGCGCGTGCAGCTATTATAGGTGGATTTGATTCAACAAGTAATGTGAAAGCTGCGAAATTATTTGGAATTCCATGTAGCGGAACTCATGCCCATTCTTTTGTTCAAGCCTATGAAGATGAAAAAGTGGCATTTAAAAAGTATGCAGCAGCGCATAAAGATTGCTATTTCTTAGTTGATACTTACGATACTTTGCGTTCAGGGATACCAACTGCAATAGAAGTAGCTGATGAATTGAAAGATAAAATTAATTTCCTTGGTATTCGTTTAGATTCTGGAGATATAGCTTATTTGTCAAAAGAAGCAAGAAAGATGCTTGATGCGGCAGGATACCCTAATGCTAAAGTGGTAGCGTCTAATGATTTAGATGAAGCTACAATTACTCATTTAAAACAAGAAGGTGCTAGAATAGATGCTTGGGGAATAGGGACTAAGCTGATTACAGCTTATGATAATCCTGCGCTAGGTGCGGTATACAAATTAGCTTGTTTGGAAGACGAGAATGGTAATATGGTAGATAGATTAAAAGTGTCAGAAAACCCTGGTAAATTGACTATTCCTGGTATTAAAAGAGTATATAGAATAATAAATAAAGAAAATGGTATGGCAGCAGGGGATTATATCGCATTAGAATCTGAAGATGTTAGTAAGGAGAAAAGTATAAAACTATTCCACCCTACTCATACATATTTAGAAAAAGAAGTTGAGAATTTTGAAGCGAGAGACTTGCATGTTGATGTTTTCAAAGATGGTCGACAAGTCTATGCTATCCCTAGTGTTCAAGAAAGCGCACAATACTTCAAAGAAAATAAAAAAACATTATGGAATGAATATTTGAGACTATTAAATCCGGAATTTTATCCTGTGGATTTAAGTACGAAATGTTGGGAAAATAGAAATAATATTTTACGAAAAGTAACTAAAAAACAAAATTAG
- a CDS encoding RNA-binding S4 domain-containing protein yields MRLDKFLKVSRIIKRRTIANEISSEGHIAINGKKAKPSSPLKVGDQITIYFAKKEVVYEVLELKDSTKKEDATKMFKVLSEKVRVE; encoded by the coding sequence ATGCGTTTGGATAAATTTTTAAAAGTATCGAGAATAATAAAAAGAAGGACGATTGCCAATGAAATTTCTTCAGAAGGGCATATAGCTATTAACGGAAAAAAGGCTAAGCCATCCAGTCCGTTAAAAGTAGGCGATCAGATTACTATTTATTTCGCAAAAAAAGAAGTTGTCTATGAAGTATTAGAATTAAAAGATAGTACAAAAAAAGAAGATGCAACTAAAATGTTTAAGGTGCTATCAGAAAAGGTGAGAGTAGAGTAA
- the nadE gene encoding ammonia-dependent NAD(+) synthetase: MSLQQEIIARLRCKPEINVDEEIRLTINFLKDYIKKNSFVKSLVLGISGGQDSTLCGKLCQMAMTELREETGEDYKFIAVRLPYGTQFDEDDCNDALKFIGPDKVYTVNIKKAVDASVESLKDAGVIITDFAKGNEKARERMKVQYSIATMNSGIVVGTDHAAEAITGFYTKYGDGGADIMPLYRLNKRQGKALLKKLGCPEHLYLKKPTADLEEERPALEDEVALGVSYDNLDDYLEGKKVPEEIAKIIEGHYLKSEHKRNMPVTVFDFYNI, from the coding sequence ATGAGTTTGCAACAGGAAATTATCGCCAGATTAAGATGTAAACCGGAGATAAATGTAGATGAAGAAATACGTTTAACTATAAACTTTTTAAAAGACTACATTAAAAAGAATAGTTTTGTGAAAAGTTTAGTATTAGGTATTTCTGGAGGGCAAGACTCTACGTTATGTGGAAAACTTTGTCAGATGGCGATGACAGAACTTAGAGAAGAAACAGGTGAAGATTATAAGTTTATAGCTGTTCGTTTGCCTTATGGAACGCAATTTGATGAAGATGACTGTAATGATGCGTTGAAATTTATTGGACCTGATAAGGTGTATACTGTAAATATAAAAAAAGCTGTAGATGCTAGTGTTGAATCTCTAAAAGACGCAGGTGTGATAATAACAGACTTCGCCAAAGGCAATGAAAAAGCTAGAGAAAGAATGAAAGTTCAATATTCTATAGCAACCATGAATAGTGGAATTGTTGTCGGTACAGATCATGCAGCAGAAGCTATAACGGGTTTTTATACTAAATATGGCGATGGTGGAGCAGATATTATGCCGTTGTATAGATTAAATAAGCGTCAAGGAAAAGCATTGCTGAAAAAATTAGGATGTCCAGAACATCTATATCTTAAAAAACCAACTGCAGATTTAGAAGAAGAAAGACCAGCTCTAGAAGACGAGGTAGCGCTAGGGGTAAGCTATGATAATTTAGATGATTATTTAGAGGGGAAAAAAGTCCCAGAAGAAATAGCGAAAATAATAGAAGGTCATTATCTAAAATCAGAACACAAACGAAATATGCCTGTTACAGTATTTGATTTCTACAATATATAG